A single genomic interval of Streptomyces graminofaciens harbors:
- a CDS encoding wHTH domain-containing protein, with protein sequence MENGSGMEQGPGAGNVVSGGSVAGPLIQAHSIGQLVMGPVAEAARGEEDAWAGRARSSSVWQHVPSSRGVGEYRELAASVAGRLASLRDEAEGSLREDPWQEPEFATRFADRVEWLLGEPGETPGLDLYPAEAALLILTPYLYRVHALRTAVRRLAVQPWKLDPQEAAPHGSERAGFEAFTDGYGLLVQRALLRRESEAAIGWWLFHRWLVQGYSGEDPVAELLEALGEPATALGEALDPRRLSRLLHGLRRGPDVCNPEYLDTLLADDRLRGPGHQRVRDQRLVLLTALAYTVSVEMTALPDIVAEHLGIPHAVDLAELRSALEGSSWGGSAELPVLRAECAHEAVIEGLRAYVVRADETLHAVSRTARERVNQPMPVLPSRLSADGVCPSDGAFMGWASFRLDERRIRDLLMGVQLYKDRDLAVRELYQNALDACRYRRARTEYLDRTHTAASYTYEGEIVFEQAVDEDGREYVECRDNGIGMGEAELRGVFSNAGARFAEQPDFKEERAQWARLDPPVTLYPNSRFGIGVLSYFMLADEIRVTTCRMGMDGTPGPVLEASIFGPGHLFRIVRVAERGSEPGSVVRLYLRDHKEELDGEDGAAWSSPHVLQRLLGIAEFRTTARHGSESAEWVPRVLIDRRQPRGERFGIDATGGQLPWPDAPAGAQVIWCGDGGGLLVDGLVVQPTVRGGVFSSEGSGLSGVVVNLSGAFSPERLSADRSQVLDDLRGTVHDILRDAVGHLVSAGNGPLSFSWLCGVASKSRVLADLVTGECIGGGTRFRDMPVKANAARIGCLPADRSLLQGAHGRPQAQLPDYLYLWRLLAHGLPGALAELTALCPDLDAFDTVLPALPSDEALLESRVGIKGAYDGDPLDVVAVAADLMRTPRDTALRAARLRLIDLPPDVFPDRPVRPAQVIAVVGEMERSPGFRGTRDITVSGLVSQATEARVSVTAVVSDLRRAGTEVPEAVYSTAVKVARDEVLSSYLFQFEPDWFSPEARVHPGQLVSTAEQLGVGIADLRERLTRCGLCTEWTDLPPSPTTELLQLLSEDLDERPPWLSYALPVPPGHILLASHRWLITPAEAMDVYVRLGFTTTPIPEVVDARDRLLFTGQRHESDLFGSAVPPMRPGRPVAYKHLFQAARTFSLPYLIARLEEYGIRVPLRAPDPMTDLDHELFTADGALSWDGVTTHDVMPFARLIHAAQDLLMHPREIAARLAAHGVESSCSDLPQGLSLASAQQLLMESPNRRLSISQEMDFQSLVRKAQSMHIPIHQAHDWLTQLGVPTCDPAESIRAALPLIPR encoded by the coding sequence GTGGAGAACGGGAGCGGCATGGAGCAGGGGCCCGGCGCGGGCAATGTGGTGAGCGGTGGGTCGGTGGCGGGTCCTCTCATCCAGGCCCACTCGATCGGTCAGTTGGTGATGGGGCCGGTGGCCGAGGCGGCCCGTGGCGAGGAGGACGCGTGGGCCGGGCGGGCGCGCTCGTCGAGCGTCTGGCAGCACGTGCCGTCGAGCCGGGGTGTCGGCGAGTACCGGGAGCTGGCGGCGTCGGTGGCGGGGCGGCTGGCATCACTGCGCGACGAGGCGGAGGGCTCACTGCGCGAAGACCCGTGGCAGGAGCCGGAGTTCGCGACCCGCTTCGCGGACCGGGTGGAGTGGCTGCTGGGCGAACCGGGCGAGACCCCGGGCCTGGACCTCTACCCGGCGGAGGCAGCACTGCTGATCCTGACGCCGTACCTGTACCGGGTGCACGCGCTGCGGACGGCCGTGCGGCGGCTGGCTGTCCAGCCCTGGAAACTGGACCCGCAGGAGGCCGCCCCGCACGGTTCGGAGCGGGCGGGCTTCGAGGCTTTCACGGACGGATACGGGCTGCTGGTCCAACGGGCGCTGCTGCGGCGGGAGTCGGAGGCGGCGATCGGGTGGTGGCTGTTCCATCGCTGGCTGGTGCAAGGTTATTCGGGTGAGGACCCCGTGGCGGAACTCCTGGAGGCGCTCGGCGAACCGGCCACGGCTCTGGGCGAGGCCCTGGATCCGCGCCGGCTGAGCCGCCTGCTGCACGGGCTACGGCGCGGCCCGGACGTCTGCAACCCGGAGTACCTGGACACGCTCCTAGCGGACGACCGCCTGCGCGGCCCCGGCCACCAGCGGGTCCGTGACCAGCGGCTGGTGCTGCTGACGGCGTTGGCGTACACGGTGTCGGTGGAGATGACCGCGCTGCCGGACATCGTGGCGGAGCACCTGGGGATTCCGCATGCGGTGGACCTGGCCGAGCTGCGGTCCGCGCTGGAAGGGTCGAGCTGGGGTGGTTCGGCGGAGCTGCCGGTCCTGCGGGCGGAGTGCGCGCACGAGGCGGTGATCGAGGGGCTGCGGGCGTATGTGGTGCGGGCCGACGAGACGCTGCACGCGGTGAGCCGGACGGCACGGGAACGGGTGAACCAACCGATGCCGGTGCTCCCGAGCCGCCTCTCGGCGGACGGGGTGTGCCCGTCGGACGGGGCCTTCATGGGCTGGGCGAGCTTCCGCCTCGACGAACGCCGCATCCGGGACCTGCTGATGGGTGTCCAGCTCTACAAGGACCGTGACCTGGCGGTGCGAGAGCTGTACCAGAACGCGCTGGACGCGTGCCGGTACCGGCGGGCGCGCACGGAGTACCTGGACCGGACGCACACGGCGGCGTCGTACACGTACGAGGGCGAGATCGTCTTCGAGCAGGCCGTGGACGAGGACGGCCGCGAGTACGTGGAGTGCCGCGACAACGGCATCGGGATGGGGGAGGCGGAGCTTCGGGGCGTGTTCTCGAACGCGGGCGCGCGCTTCGCCGAACAGCCGGACTTCAAGGAGGAGCGGGCGCAGTGGGCTCGCCTCGATCCGCCGGTGACGCTTTATCCGAACAGCCGCTTCGGGATCGGCGTGCTGAGCTATTTCATGCTGGCGGATGAGATCCGGGTTACTACGTGCCGGATGGGGATGGATGGGACGCCGGGGCCGGTGTTGGAGGCGTCGATCTTCGGGCCGGGGCATCTGTTTCGGATTGTGCGGGTGGCGGAGCGAGGAAGTGAGCCGGGGTCTGTCGTACGGCTGTATCTGCGCGACCACAAGGAGGAGCTCGACGGCGAGGATGGGGCGGCGTGGTCGAGTCCTCATGTGCTGCAACGGCTTTTGGGGATCGCGGAGTTCCGTACGACAGCTCGGCACGGGAGCGAGTCCGCCGAGTGGGTGCCACGTGTGCTGATCGACCGCAGGCAGCCCCGTGGCGAACGCTTCGGCATCGATGCGACCGGCGGACAACTGCCATGGCCCGACGCTCCCGCTGGGGCACAGGTGATCTGGTGCGGTGACGGCGGCGGTCTCCTCGTCGACGGGCTCGTCGTACAGCCGACGGTTCGCGGGGGCGTGTTCTCGTCGGAAGGGTCGGGATTGAGCGGAGTGGTAGTCAATCTGTCCGGCGCCTTCTCACCGGAGCGACTGTCGGCGGACCGGTCTCAGGTGCTCGACGATCTCCGCGGCACAGTGCACGATATCCTCCGGGACGCGGTGGGTCACCTGGTGTCGGCCGGTAACGGACCGCTCAGCTTCAGCTGGCTGTGCGGCGTGGCGAGCAAGAGTCGTGTGCTCGCCGACCTCGTCACGGGCGAGTGCATCGGCGGCGGCACCCGGTTCCGCGACATGCCTGTGAAGGCCAATGCCGCACGAATCGGCTGTCTTCCGGCAGACAGGTCACTCCTCCAAGGAGCACACGGCCGCCCTCAAGCCCAGCTCCCCGATTACCTCTATCTCTGGCGCCTCCTCGCCCATGGGCTGCCCGGAGCGCTGGCCGAGCTCACCGCTCTGTGCCCCGACCTCGATGCCTTCGACACCGTGCTTCCGGCTCTTCCTTCCGATGAGGCACTGCTGGAATCGAGGGTGGGCATCAAAGGGGCTTACGACGGAGATCCCTTGGATGTGGTCGCCGTCGCCGCGGACCTCATGAGGACTCCACGCGACACGGCGTTGCGCGCGGCCCGGCTGAGGCTGATCGACCTGCCGCCCGACGTCTTCCCGGACAGGCCCGTACGCCCCGCGCAGGTGATAGCGGTGGTCGGCGAAATGGAGCGGTCGCCCGGCTTCCGTGGCACCCGGGACATCACCGTGTCGGGCCTGGTGTCCCAGGCCACCGAAGCGAGGGTGAGTGTCACGGCCGTGGTCTCGGATCTACGCCGCGCGGGTACGGAGGTTCCGGAAGCGGTGTACTCGACCGCCGTCAAGGTCGCCCGGGACGAAGTGCTGTCCTCGTATCTGTTCCAGTTCGAACCGGATTGGTTCTCACCGGAGGCCCGGGTCCACCCCGGGCAGTTGGTCAGCACGGCCGAGCAACTCGGTGTCGGCATCGCGGACTTGCGCGAACGTCTCACAAGATGCGGATTGTGCACGGAATGGACCGACCTGCCGCCTTCGCCCACGACAGAGCTCCTCCAACTGCTGAGCGAAGATCTGGACGAACGTCCGCCCTGGCTCTCGTATGCTCTGCCGGTACCACCCGGACACATTCTGCTGGCGTCCCACCGATGGCTGATCACCCCGGCCGAGGCCATGGACGTGTATGTACGTCTCGGTTTCACCACCACGCCGATCCCCGAGGTGGTCGACGCCAGGGACCGGCTCCTGTTCACAGGGCAGAGGCACGAGTCAGACTTGTTCGGTTCCGCCGTTCCTCCGATGCGCCCCGGACGCCCCGTCGCGTACAAACATCTGTTCCAGGCAGCCAGGACCTTTTCCCTCCCCTACCTCATCGCACGACTGGAGGAGTACGGCATCCGTGTGCCACTGCGCGCACCGGACCCTATGACCGACCTGGACCACGAACTGTTCACCGCGGACGGCGCGCTGTCCTGGGACGGTGTAACCACACACGACGTCATGCCGTTCGCCCGTCTGATCCATGCCGCGCAGGACCTGCTGATGCATCCGAGGGAGATCGCGGCCCGGCTCGCCGCCCACGGAGTCGAGTCGTCGTGTTCGGACCTGCCGCAAGGACTGTCTCTCGCAAGCGCACAACAACTGCTCATGGAGAGCCCGAACCGGCGCCTGTCGATTTCGCAGGAGATGGACTTCCAATCCCTGGTCAGGAAAGCACAGTCCATGCACATCCCGATCCACCAGGCCCACGACTGGCTGACCCAGCTCGGCGTCCCCACCTGCGACCCCGCCGAGTCCATCCGCGCCGCCCTCCCCCTCATCCCCCGCTGA
- a CDS encoding ThuA domain-containing protein, with protein sequence MSSPSSARVLVYSRTTGYRHDSIPAGVAAVRTLGFAVDATEDPAAFEGPLDAYAAVVFLSTSGDVLTDAGKDRLRAYVEDGGGFVGVHAAACTEYDWPYYGELLGARFSRHPAYQPGKAVIEDRDHPATRHLPNVWEFTDEWYDFRANPRGAVRVLATADESSYEGGEMGEDHPLVWCKEQGPGRVFYTALGHAAEAYEDPEFLEHLRGGISWAAARPEGVRG encoded by the coding sequence ATGTCTTCACCCTCTTCCGCGCGCGTGCTCGTGTACTCCCGCACCACCGGCTACCGCCACGACTCCATACCGGCCGGCGTCGCCGCCGTACGCACCCTCGGCTTCGCCGTGGACGCCACCGAGGACCCGGCGGCCTTCGAGGGCCCCCTCGACGCGTACGCGGCGGTCGTCTTCCTCTCCACCAGCGGCGATGTGCTCACCGACGCGGGGAAGGACCGGCTGAGGGCCTATGTCGAGGACGGCGGCGGGTTCGTCGGCGTGCACGCGGCGGCCTGCACCGAGTACGACTGGCCGTACTACGGCGAACTGCTCGGCGCCCGCTTCTCCCGTCACCCCGCGTACCAGCCGGGCAAGGCGGTGATCGAGGACCGGGATCATCCGGCGACCCGGCATCTGCCGAACGTCTGGGAGTTCACCGACGAGTGGTACGACTTCCGGGCCAACCCGCGCGGCGCGGTGCGCGTGCTCGCCACCGCCGACGAGTCCTCGTACGAGGGCGGGGAGATGGGCGAGGACCATCCGCTGGTGTGGTGCAAGGAGCAGGGCCCGGGCCGGGTCTTCTACACGGCCCTCGGGCACGCGGCAGAGGCCTACGAGGACCCGGAGTTCCTGGAACACCTGCGGGGCGGGATCAGCTGGGCGGCTGCCCGCCCCGAGGGCGTGCGCGGTTAG
- a CDS encoding YihY/virulence factor BrkB family protein → MQPASHSPERPESPHGRLHRARALYRNVSKRRTAWLLLKDTVNSCIEYRILGLAAEAAFFTLLSVPPLLLSLIGLLGYVDDWTGADTIASLELNLLEASRTVLSDKGVTEIAQPILDDVMKGGRPDVISIGFLIALWSGSRAVNVFIDTITVMYGLDGVRGIVRTRLMAFLLFVVALLIGSVALPLMVAGPDAVVRIVPWSTTVVQVLYWPVVIVLSIVFLTTLYHVSVPVRSPWVEDVPGSLVALGMWVLGSFLLRIYLSKTVEGATIYGSLAAAVAVLLWIGVSAFAVLVGAAVNAAIDRVWPAAATAAARAANERLREEQAAEYVARAAAARSYDPEDPDMPSEFPERWSRFLPPEDVTSRLRSPAKSTNKQDDA, encoded by the coding sequence GTGCAGCCAGCAAGCCACTCACCCGAACGACCCGAGAGCCCCCACGGGCGTCTCCACCGCGCGCGTGCCCTCTACCGGAACGTCTCCAAGCGCAGGACCGCCTGGCTGCTGCTGAAGGACACCGTCAACTCCTGCATCGAGTACCGCATCCTGGGTCTCGCCGCGGAAGCCGCGTTCTTCACCCTGCTCTCCGTCCCGCCGCTGCTGCTCAGCCTGATCGGCCTGCTCGGCTACGTCGACGACTGGACCGGCGCGGACACCATCGCCAGCCTGGAGCTCAACCTCCTGGAGGCCTCGCGCACCGTCCTGTCCGACAAGGGCGTCACCGAGATCGCCCAGCCGATCCTGGACGACGTGATGAAGGGCGGCCGCCCCGACGTCATCTCCATAGGCTTCCTGATCGCCCTGTGGTCCGGCTCCCGCGCGGTGAACGTCTTCATCGACACCATCACCGTCATGTACGGCCTCGACGGCGTCCGGGGCATCGTCAGGACCCGTCTGATGGCGTTCCTGCTGTTCGTCGTGGCCCTGCTGATCGGCTCGGTCGCGCTGCCGCTGATGGTCGCCGGGCCCGACGCGGTCGTACGGATCGTGCCGTGGTCGACGACCGTGGTCCAGGTCCTGTACTGGCCGGTGGTGATCGTCCTGTCCATCGTCTTCCTCACGACGCTCTACCACGTGTCGGTCCCGGTCCGCTCCCCGTGGGTCGAGGACGTCCCCGGCTCCCTGGTCGCCCTCGGCATGTGGGTGCTCGGCAGCTTCCTGCTGCGGATCTACCTCAGCAAGACGGTCGAGGGAGCGACGATCTACGGCTCCCTCGCCGCGGCCGTGGCCGTACTGCTCTGGATCGGCGTCTCCGCCTTCGCCGTCCTGGTCGGCGCGGCCGTCAACGCCGCCATCGACCGCGTCTGGCCGGCCGCCGCCACGGCGGCCGCCCGCGCCGCCAACGAACGCCTCCGCGAGGAGCAGGCCGCCGAGTACGTCGCCCGGGCGGCCGCCGCCCGCTCCTACGACCCCGAAGACCCGGACATGCCGTCGGAGTTTCCGGAGCGCTGGTCACGCTTCCTGCCGCCGGAGGATGTCACGTCGAGGCTTCGGTCCCCTGCGAAGAGTACGAACAAGCAGGACGACGCCTGA
- a CDS encoding VOC family protein, which produces MTPRLDAIGLVTSDMAASVAFYRRLGFAFPEGSERQRHAEAPLPGGLRLLLDTEETVRSFHPEYRPGTGGGAGLALLCDSPAEVDAVYEELVAAGYRGELKPWDAVWGQRYAVINDPDGNGVDLFAPLPSATTAE; this is translated from the coding sequence ATGACTCCACGACTCGACGCCATCGGCCTGGTGACCTCCGACATGGCCGCCTCCGTCGCCTTCTACCGCCGTCTCGGATTCGCTTTTCCCGAGGGTTCCGAGCGGCAGCGGCACGCCGAGGCCCCGCTGCCCGGCGGTCTGCGCCTGCTGCTCGACACCGAGGAGACGGTCCGCTCCTTCCACCCCGAGTACCGCCCGGGCACCGGCGGGGGCGCGGGCCTGGCCCTGCTCTGCGACAGCCCCGCCGAGGTCGACGCGGTGTACGAGGAGCTGGTGGCCGCCGGGTACCGCGGCGAACTGAAGCCGTGGGACGCGGTGTGGGGGCAGAGATACGCCGTGATCAACGACCCGGACGGCAACGGGGTCGACCTGTTCGCACCGCTGCCGTCAGCCACCACGGCCGAGTAG
- a CDS encoding GNAT family N-acetyltransferase: MSSSPVTTWSLEQTSPSDLLPAAAPDGDEVRIARAEVPSPEFSRFLYASVGGDILWIDRLSWSYARWQEHLSRPGVETWVAYDRGTPAGYVELEPQDDGVVEIVYFGLIPAFRGRRIGGHLLSYGTARAWDLAERWPQLPPTKRVWLHTCSRDGEHAMANYQRRGYKLFDTKVEEEADVQAPGPWPGA; this comes from the coding sequence ATGAGCAGCAGCCCTGTCACCACCTGGTCCCTGGAGCAGACCTCCCCGAGCGACCTCCTCCCCGCCGCCGCCCCGGACGGCGACGAGGTCCGGATCGCCCGCGCCGAGGTGCCCTCCCCCGAGTTCAGCCGCTTCCTGTACGCCTCCGTCGGCGGCGACATCCTCTGGATCGACCGGCTGTCGTGGTCGTACGCCCGTTGGCAGGAGCACCTGAGCCGTCCGGGCGTGGAGACCTGGGTCGCATACGACCGGGGGACGCCCGCGGGGTACGTGGAGCTGGAGCCACAGGACGACGGGGTCGTGGAGATCGTCTACTTCGGGCTGATCCCCGCCTTCCGGGGGCGGCGCATCGGCGGGCACCTGCTGTCGTACGGAACCGCCCGCGCCTGGGACCTCGCCGAGCGGTGGCCGCAACTGCCGCCCACCAAGCGGGTCTGGCTGCATACCTGCAGCCGGGACGGCGAACACGCGATGGCCAACTATCAGCGGCGCGGGTACAAACTCTTCGACACCAAGGTGGAGGAGGAGGCCGACGTCCAGGCACCCGGGCCCTGGCCGGGGGCGTAG
- a CDS encoding acyl-CoA dehydrogenase family protein, whose translation MAASTHEVTNQAPPLVGYDVFTADRVLTEAVDRHLAPDLLDEARGELSGLGRSAGSSQVQEWGALANENPPKLRTHDRYGHRIDEVEFHPSWHRLLGKGVSAGLTAAWARPGGHVRRAAGFIVWTQVEAGNGCPLSMTHAAVPALRSDPVLAAEWEPRLTSTIYDRELRPAALKAGVIFGMGMTEKQGGSDVRANATVARPLAEDGTYELTGHKWFCSAPMSDGFLVLAQAPGGLTCFLVPRVLADGTRNVFRIQRLKDKLGNRSNASSEVEFDGTWARRVGDEGRGVRTIIEMVAVTRVDCALGAASLMRQAVAQAVHHCTYREAFGGRLIDKPLMRNVLADLALESEAATTLAMRLAAAYDAAEAGNENERSFLRLAVPTAKYWLTKRCTPTVAEALECLGGNGYVEESGMPRLLRESPLNSIWEGAGNVQALDVLRALQREPQALDAYLREVGRARGADHRLDGAIKDLLTELADLDGVEARARRLVERLALVLQGALLVRYAPPEVADAFCASRLGGDWGTAFGTLPHSLDLAAVVERARPVS comes from the coding sequence ATGGCAGCCAGCACCCATGAAGTGACCAACCAGGCTCCGCCCCTGGTCGGCTATGACGTGTTCACCGCCGACCGGGTCCTGACGGAGGCCGTTGACCGGCATCTGGCCCCAGATCTGCTCGACGAGGCGCGCGGGGAGCTGTCGGGTCTCGGCCGCTCGGCCGGCTCCTCCCAGGTGCAGGAGTGGGGCGCCCTCGCCAACGAGAACCCGCCGAAGCTGCGGACGCACGACCGCTACGGCCACCGGATCGACGAGGTCGAGTTCCATCCGTCGTGGCACCGGCTGCTCGGCAAGGGCGTCTCGGCGGGGCTGACGGCGGCCTGGGCGCGGCCCGGCGGGCATGTGCGGCGTGCCGCCGGGTTCATCGTGTGGACGCAGGTGGAGGCGGGCAACGGCTGCCCCCTGTCGATGACCCATGCGGCCGTGCCCGCGCTGCGTTCCGACCCGGTGCTCGCCGCCGAGTGGGAGCCGCGGCTCACGTCCACGATCTACGACCGCGAGCTGCGTCCCGCCGCCCTGAAGGCCGGGGTGATCTTCGGTATGGGCATGACGGAGAAGCAGGGCGGCAGCGACGTACGGGCGAACGCGACGGTGGCGCGGCCGCTCGCCGAGGACGGGACGTACGAGCTGACGGGGCACAAGTGGTTCTGTTCGGCGCCCATGTCGGACGGGTTCCTGGTGCTGGCGCAGGCACCGGGCGGGCTGACCTGTTTCCTGGTGCCGCGGGTGCTGGCGGACGGCACGCGGAACGTGTTCCGGATCCAGCGGCTGAAGGACAAGCTGGGCAACCGGTCGAACGCCTCCTCCGAGGTGGAGTTCGACGGGACGTGGGCGCGCCGCGTCGGGGACGAGGGCCGGGGCGTGCGCACGATCATCGAGATGGTGGCCGTGACGCGGGTGGACTGCGCGCTGGGCGCGGCCTCACTGATGCGGCAGGCGGTGGCGCAGGCCGTGCACCACTGCACATACCGGGAGGCGTTCGGCGGGCGGCTGATCGACAAACCGCTGATGCGCAACGTGCTCGCCGATCTCGCGCTGGAGTCGGAGGCGGCCACGACGCTGGCTATGCGGCTGGCGGCGGCGTACGACGCGGCGGAGGCGGGCAACGAGAACGAACGCTCGTTTTTGCGGCTGGCGGTGCCTACCGCCAAGTACTGGCTGACCAAGCGCTGCACGCCGACGGTGGCCGAGGCCCTGGAGTGCCTCGGCGGCAACGGCTATGTCGAGGAGTCGGGCATGCCCCGGCTGCTGCGCGAGTCGCCGCTCAACTCGATCTGGGAGGGCGCCGGGAACGTCCAGGCGCTCGACGTGCTGCGGGCCCTGCAGCGTGAACCGCAGGCGCTGGACGCGTACTTGCGTGAGGTGGGCCGGGCGCGCGGCGCCGACCACCGCCTCGACGGGGCCATCAAGGACCTGCTGACGGAACTCGCCGACCTGGACGGCGTCGAGGCCCGCGCCCGCCGGCTCGTGGAGCGCCTCGCCCTCGTCCTGCAGGGCGCGCTGCTGGTCCGGTACGCGCCGCCGGAGGTCGCCGACGCGTTCTGCGCCTCACGGCTGGGCGGCGACTGGGGCACGGCTTTCGGGACACTGCCGCACAGTCTGGATCTGGCCGCCGTGGTGGAACGGGCGCGACCGGTGAGCTGA
- a CDS encoding DUF6597 domain-containing transcriptional factor, producing the protein MYSERPSRLTGAVVWSTTPSAPGPERVLPDGCMDLLWHDGRLLVAGPDTRAYVTGGGRWYGIRFYPGTAPALLGVPAHELRDRRVELGDLWSASRVRRLTAQVNAARDPAVGLEELALARFADVGGPDPSLRRVVAALGAGRPVAVVADELGMGARQLHRRSLVAFGYGPKTLARVLRLQRALALARAAVPFAESAARAGYADQAHLARDVRELAGLPLRELLGRGG; encoded by the coding sequence ATGTACTCGGAGCGGCCCTCCCGGCTGACCGGCGCGGTCGTGTGGAGCACGACCCCCTCCGCCCCCGGCCCCGAGCGCGTCCTCCCCGACGGGTGCATGGACCTCCTCTGGCACGACGGGCGGCTGCTGGTCGCCGGGCCCGACACCCGGGCGTACGTCACCGGAGGCGGCCGGTGGTACGGCATCCGGTTCTACCCGGGCACCGCGCCCGCCCTCCTCGGCGTTCCCGCGCACGAGCTGCGGGATCGGCGGGTCGAGCTGGGTGATCTGTGGTCGGCCTCGCGTGTACGGCGGCTCACCGCGCAGGTGAACGCGGCCCGTGACCCGGCCGTCGGTCTCGAAGAACTGGCCCTGGCGCGGTTCGCCGATGTCGGTGGCCCCGATCCGTCGCTACGACGTGTCGTGGCCGCCCTCGGCGCCGGGCGCCCGGTGGCCGTGGTCGCCGATGAGCTCGGGATGGGGGCGCGGCAGTTGCACCGCCGGTCGCTCGTCGCGTTCGGGTACGGGCCGAAGACCCTGGCTCGTGTTCTGCGGCTGCAGCGCGCGCTCGCGCTCGCCCGGGCCGCCGTGCCGTTCGCGGAGAGCGCGGCCAGGGCCGGATACGCCGACCAGGCCCATCTCGCACGTGACGTACGGGAGTTGGCGGGGCTGCCGCTCCGCGAGCTACTCGGCCGTGGTGGCTGA
- a CDS encoding putative leader peptide — MSGTGIALVSRRHVDLGRMSSAICPAS; from the coding sequence ATGTCTGGAACTGGAATTGCCTTGGTGAGTCGGCGGCACGTCGACCTCGGCCGCATGTCCAGCGCCATCTGTCCGGCGAGCTGA
- a CDS encoding helix-turn-helix domain-containing protein, with protein sequence MEVTRLTATDAARAARVLDEMRASTLGGGRAKLAPRPAIRESWGRMLHNGIDPDHDFRTDLLSRDEVERRRQTSRLRHTLPVLREGLLSLADTAQHIMLVADADGRVLWREGSASVLRKADGQGLGVGADWREETVGTNGIGTPLVSRRPVQVYSSEHFVRALHSWTCTGAPITDPRDGSLLGVVDVSGPLETLHPCTLALVDSVAKLAQARLRDLHLTSLEQLRAVAAPVLARMDGRAVAVDKNGWTAAVTGMPYTNRLALPKSLAPGRCWLPALGLCSVEPLPGGWLIHPTGDPEPPLTAPHILLDVSHPRRWTVTVSGQTGSWTHELTPRHAELLYLLALHRDGRSASTLADDMFGDPARTVTVRAEMSRVRRYLGAFLDHRPYRFTEGAEVEVLLPEAPLDLLPHSVAPGVVRARAAAGGQAWVERAQR encoded by the coding sequence ATGGAAGTCACGCGGCTCACCGCCACGGACGCCGCCCGGGCGGCGCGGGTGCTCGACGAGATGCGCGCCTCCACCCTCGGCGGAGGGCGCGCGAAACTCGCTCCCCGCCCCGCGATCCGCGAGTCCTGGGGCCGCATGCTCCACAACGGCATCGACCCCGACCACGACTTCCGTACCGATCTGCTCAGCCGCGACGAGGTCGAGCGCCGCCGCCAGACGTCCAGGCTCCGCCACACGCTGCCCGTCCTGCGCGAAGGCCTGCTGTCCCTGGCGGACACGGCGCAGCACATCATGCTGGTCGCGGACGCCGACGGCCGGGTGCTGTGGCGCGAGGGCAGCGCCTCGGTGCTCCGCAAGGCCGACGGGCAGGGCCTGGGCGTCGGCGCGGACTGGCGGGAGGAGACGGTCGGCACGAACGGCATAGGCACCCCGCTGGTCTCCCGCCGCCCGGTGCAGGTGTACTCCTCCGAGCACTTCGTACGCGCCCTGCACTCCTGGACCTGCACCGGCGCCCCGATCACCGACCCGCGCGACGGCAGCCTCCTCGGCGTGGTCGACGTCAGCGGCCCCCTGGAGACCCTTCACCCCTGCACGCTCGCGCTCGTCGACTCGGTCGCCAAACTCGCCCAGGCCCGGCTGCGCGACCTCCACCTCACCTCGCTGGAACAACTGCGCGCGGTGGCGGCGCCGGTGCTGGCCCGCATGGACGGCCGGGCGGTCGCGGTGGACAAGAACGGCTGGACGGCCGCGGTGACGGGAATGCCGTACACCAACCGACTGGCCCTCCCCAAATCCCTGGCCCCCGGGCGCTGCTGGCTCCCGGCCCTGGGCCTCTGCTCGGTCGAGCCGCTCCCCGGCGGCTGGCTGATACACCCCACGGGCGACCCCGAACCGCCCCTCACCGCCCCGCACATCCTCCTCGACGTCTCCCACCCACGCCGCTGGACCGTGACCGTCTCCGGCCAGACGGGTTCCTGGACCCATGAACTCACCCCCCGTCACGCCGAGTTGCTCTACCTCCTCGCCCTCCACCGCGACGGCCGCAGCGCCTCGACCCTGGCCGACGACATGTTCGGCGACCCCGCCCGCACGGTCACGGTCCGCGCCGAGATGTCCCGCGTACGCCGCTACCTCGGCGCGTTCCTGGATCATCGGCCGTACCGTTTCACCGAGGGCGCGGAGGTCGAAGTCCTCCTCCCGGAGGCCCCGTTGGACCTGCTGCCGCACTCGGTGGCGCCGGGGGTGGTACGGGCGCGGGCGGCGGCGGGCGGGCAGGCGTGGGTGGAGCGGGCTCAAAGGTAA